From the genome of Biomphalaria glabrata chromosome 1, xgBioGlab47.1, whole genome shotgun sequence, one region includes:
- the LOC106072797 gene encoding kinetochore protein Spc25-like isoform X1 has product MSEMQSVIPNFHQAKNRTLKWLQLEMDSLLQKNDVDTEFSSKWGNFTSFTRQIIELESKFECLLKTKTKENLNILQMKEYCELKKASNLAKEKLLNNLEEELALLKTEKLSLKTVSQNKVNLKQLTEESNMFSQHLGLKMTKVKGGWLQFVFTLIDVNKPDSCYFFSLKVDSSKKYIVADCQPEIKDMDHLVEKLNSTNNLKAFVHAVRRRFVSSTKNN; this is encoded by the exons ATGAGCGAGATGCAGTCAGTAATCCCCAACTTTCACCAAGCCAAAAACAGAACTCTTAAATGGCTTCAATTAGAAATGGATTCTCTTTTGCAGAAAAATGATGTTGATACAGAATTTAGCAGTAAGtggggaaactttacttcttttacaC gccaAATTATAGAACTGGAATCTAAGTTTGAATGTctgctaaaaacaaaaacaaaag aaaacttaaatattcTTCAAATGAAAGAATATTGTGAATTGAAGAAGGCCTCTAATTTGGCTAAAGAGAAACTGCTTAATAACTTGGAAGAGGAGTTGGCATTGCTGAAGACAGAAAAGCTGTCCTTGAAAACTG TCAGCCAAAACAAAGTAAATCTGAAGCAGTTAACAGAGGAGTCCAATATGTTCTCACAACACCTGGGACTAAAAATGACTAAAGTGAAAG gagGTTGGTTACAGTTTGTCTTTACATTGATTGATGTCAATAAACCAGATTCCTGCTACTTCTTCTCCCTTAAAGTAGACAgctcaaaaaaatatatag TTGCTGACTGCCAGCCAGAGATTAAAGACATGGATCATTTAGTAGAAAAACTCAACTCCACTAATAATTTGAAAGCCTTTGTTCATGCTGTGAGAAGAAGATTTGTCAGCTCTACTAAAAACAACTGa
- the LOC106072762 gene encoding uncharacterized protein LOC106072762 isoform X1 gives MELCTTMIEESAGSECVVIDIEDNDLNDQPGPVRLVHNPSACEFEAQWFEQPFNKPSDQVVCSDIPEKYLKGFKDLIWNQPHDRMVPGYGMTPKELACVSSDGRKGWLVTSHFYWLSRCINQQQNHTCFFVLDPTIKTMSLQKLLGSKSAQDVKRVIFVMSVGRQDDGVVFLGTDKTPGDHWSMAVVEISTGLLSYCDTLGWQQPEMLFSCIINYTQFFGLAQTSQLKLRMAHEPNTEQHECTPVCTNYPLQTCSDVCGVIAMICIAVAVLDKDLFELMMKPINKNFNLYLTDPTEFSTYLRHVIIYWIASNKIDITRISLKPNFDPNRPATKLTNVLKRKLEQSINGDATSPKRYMGLLNHCSINEYILEAFRNKESSPKILSEIVSKLGTYCKVKEANAKRLSSLYAGFTLNTNILRSKEDRVSTRSYLSELVQLDKESPIILFKNKGSEMQQLEKEDIVVAIQSPFQKEMMQIYGTKCLCVDWPKNKEAKYTVLTLLVFVNGTEELPVAWLVCNRITEYTISLFFKMLHSNVGNLQTSVFIGDCGGTLHSLWVQHFPKPGKKMFCSWEVQHLFHSQLDISISDVKIKSQIKDFLNALFYITNAQAFEVYVLALLLALKPHKKLCEYLKSKFISDSKEKFWASCYRHLPEYHYVPFTEPFTVTMKTLDIFSKMELKRMDIYVHVLLQLNRFLENKLYIMTCQPNLLKAVEDLKMKHEQPLNDIDLYQSPSGDEWYIPATEKSDAISIIDSGISTCLCPLKCDYCKICVHRYICTCVDYIMRPGSCKHIHFIQNFKLVNRALQDSVSEDSPSVSSPSDPNTANCTPGSAKKLKNQIQHELHLLKKKISKTTDPKKLHDIFSILHDV, from the exons AT GGAACTTTGTACGACCATGATAGAAGAAAGTGCTGGCAGTGAATGTGTTGTTATAGACATTGAAGATAATG atttgaatGACCAGCCTGGTCCAGTTCGTCTAGTGCATAATCCTTCAGCATGTGAGTTTGAAGCTCAGTGGTTTGAACAACCATTCAACAAACCATCTGACCAAGTTGTGTGTAGTGACATTCCTGAAAAGTACTTAAAAGGATTCAAAGATCTGATATGGAATCAGCCCCATGATAGAATGGTTCCTGGATATG gaATGACTCCGAAAGAGTTAGCATGCGTTTCTTCTGATGGACGTAAAGGTTGGCTTGTCACATCCCATTTCTACTGGTTGTCAAGATGCATAAACCAACAACAAAACCAtacttgtttttttgtcttagaTCCCACCATAAAAACTATGTCTCTTCAAAAGTTGCTAGGCAGCAAGTCAGCTCAGGATGTCAAGCGTGTAATTTTTGTGATGAGTGTTGGACGCCAAGATGATGGGGTAGTTTTTCTGGGGACTGATAAAACGCCAGGTGATCATTGGTCCATGGCCGTAGTTGAAATAAGCACTGGTTTATTATCTTATTGTGATACTCTTGGGTGGCAACAACCAGAAATGCTTTTCTCCTGTATTATCAATTACACTCAATTTTTTGGTCTAGCTCAAACTAGTCAGCTGAAGCTAAGAATGGCTCATGAGCCCAATACAGAGCAGCATGAATGCACACCAGTCTGCACCAACTACCCATTACAAACCTGCTCTGATGTTTGTGGAGTTATAGCCATGATCTGCATTGCAGTGGCTGTACTGGATAAAGATTTGTTTGAACTAATGATGAAGCccataaataaaaatttcaacCTCTATCTAACTGACCCAACAGAGTTTTCAACCTATTTGCGCCATGTTATAATCTACTGGATAGCCAGCAACAAAATAGACATAACAAGGATATCATTGAAACCAAACTTTGATCCAAACAGACCTGCGACCAAACTGACCAATGTCCTTAAAAGGAAGCTAGAGCAGTCCATCAATGGAGATGCAACAAGTCCCAAGCGGTACATGGGCCTACTCAACCATTGTTCAATTAATGAGTACATATTAGAAGCTttcagaaataaagaatcaTCTCCTAAAATACTTTCTGAGATTGTCAGTAAATTGGGTACTTACTGCAAAGTAAAAGAAGCCAATGCCAAAAGACTGTCCAGTCTGTATGCCGGGTTCACCCTCAATACCAATATACTAAGATCAAAAGAAGATAGAGTGAGTACCAGGTCCTACTTATCAGAATTGGTTCAATTAGACAAAGAAAGTCCCATTATTCTTTTTAAGAACAAAGGCTCTGAAATGCAACAACTAGAGAAAGAAGATATTGTTGTTGCTATTCAAAGTCCTTTTCAGAAAGAGATGATGCAGATTTATGGCACCAAGTGCCTCTGTGTGGACTGGCCTAAAAACAAAGAGGCCAAGTATACTGTTTTAACATTGTTGGTTTTTGTCAATGGTACAGAAGAGTTGCCTGTAGCTTGGCTTGTGTGCAATAGAATAACTGAATACACAATAAGCCTTTTTTTCAAGATGTTACATTCTAACGTTGGTAATTTACAGACGTCTGTTTTTATTGGTGATTGTGGTGGGACTTTACACAGCCTATGGGTTCAGCACTTTCCCAAgcctggaaaaaaaatgttttgcagTTGGGAGGTACAACATCTATTTCATAGTCAACTTGATATTTCTATATCTGATGTGAAGATAAAAAGCCAGATTAAAGATTTTTTGAATGCTTTGTTCTACATAACAAATGCTCAAGCCTTTGAGGTCTATGTGCTAGCACTTCTGTTAGCATTGAAACCTCATAAAAAACTTTGTGAGTATTTGAAATCAaaatttatatcagatagtAAAGAAAAATTCTGGGCGAGCTGTTACAGGCATTTACCAGAATATCATTATGTTCCTTTCACAGAACCTTTTACTGTAACAATGAAAACTTTGGATATCTTCAGCAAAATGGAGTTGAAAAGAATGGATATATATGTCCATGTTTTGTTACAGCTGAATCGTTTTCTTGAAAACAAACTGTACATCATGACCTGTCAGCCCAACTTACTGAAAGCTGTAGAGGACTTGAAAATGAAGCACGAACAACCTTTAAATGATATAGACCTTTATCAGTCTCCCTCGGGAGATGAATGGTATATTCCAGCTACGGAAAAGTCTGATGCCATTTCTATTATAGATTCTGGAATAAGTACCTGCTTGTGCCCATTAAAATGTGATTATTGTAAAATCTGTGTCCACAGATATATATGTACATGTGTAGACTACATCATGAGGCCAGGTTCTTGCAAACACATTCACTTCATTCAAAATTTCAAATTAGTAAATAGGGCTTTACAGGATTCAGTGTCAGAGGATTCCCCTTCAGTTAGTAGCCCATCTGACCCCAACACAGCTAATTGTACTCCAGGGAGTgcaaaaaagttgaaaaaccAAATACAACATGAactacatttattaaaaaagaaaattagtaAAACCACTGATCCTAAAAAGTTACATGATATCTTCAGTATTCTTCATGATGTTTAA
- the LOC106072797 gene encoding kinetochore protein Spc25-like isoform X2, whose amino-acid sequence MSEMQSVIPNFHQAKNRTLKWLQLEMDSLLQKNDVDTEFSSQIIELESKFECLLKTKTKENLNILQMKEYCELKKASNLAKEKLLNNLEEELALLKTEKLSLKTVSQNKVNLKQLTEESNMFSQHLGLKMTKVKGGWLQFVFTLIDVNKPDSCYFFSLKVDSSKKYIVADCQPEIKDMDHLVEKLNSTNNLKAFVHAVRRRFVSSTKNN is encoded by the exons ATGAGCGAGATGCAGTCAGTAATCCCCAACTTTCACCAAGCCAAAAACAGAACTCTTAAATGGCTTCAATTAGAAATGGATTCTCTTTTGCAGAAAAATGATGTTGATACAGAATTTAGCA gccaAATTATAGAACTGGAATCTAAGTTTGAATGTctgctaaaaacaaaaacaaaag aaaacttaaatattcTTCAAATGAAAGAATATTGTGAATTGAAGAAGGCCTCTAATTTGGCTAAAGAGAAACTGCTTAATAACTTGGAAGAGGAGTTGGCATTGCTGAAGACAGAAAAGCTGTCCTTGAAAACTG TCAGCCAAAACAAAGTAAATCTGAAGCAGTTAACAGAGGAGTCCAATATGTTCTCACAACACCTGGGACTAAAAATGACTAAAGTGAAAG gagGTTGGTTACAGTTTGTCTTTACATTGATTGATGTCAATAAACCAGATTCCTGCTACTTCTTCTCCCTTAAAGTAGACAgctcaaaaaaatatatag TTGCTGACTGCCAGCCAGAGATTAAAGACATGGATCATTTAGTAGAAAAACTCAACTCCACTAATAATTTGAAAGCCTTTGTTCATGCTGTGAGAAGAAGATTTGTCAGCTCTACTAAAAACAACTGa
- the LOC129924288 gene encoding histidine-rich protein PFHRP-II-like yields the protein MNAVYYAHHGSQAVLVTAVEGHRGDAHHGSQAALVTAVEGHRGDAHHGSQAALGTAIEGHRGDAHHGSQAALVTAVEGHRGDAHHGSQAALGTAIEGHRGDAHHGSQAVLVTAVEGHRGDAHHGSQAGWLPVTAVEGHRGDAHHGSQAALGTAIEGHRGDAHHGSQAALGTAIEGHRGDAHHGSQAALGTAIEGHRGDAHHGSQAALGTAIEGHRGDAHHGSQAALGTAIEGHRGDAHHGSQAALGTAIEGHRNR from the exons ATGAATGCTGTTTATT ATGCACATCATGGGTCGCAGGCAGTTTTAGTGACAGCTGTTGAAGGCCACAGAGGAGATGCACATCATGGGTCGCAGGCAGCTTTAGTGACAGCTGTTGAAGGCCACAGAGGAGATGCACATCATGGGTCGCAGGCAGCTTTAGGGACAGCTATTGAAGGCCACAGAGGAGATGCACATCATGGGTCGCAGGCAGCTTTAGTGACAGCTGTTGAAGGCCACAGAGGAGATGCACATCATGGGTCGCAGGCAGCTTTAGGGACAGCTATTGAAGGCCACAGAGGAGATGCACATCATGGGTCGCAGGCAGTTTTAGTGACAGCTGTTGAAGGCCACAGAGGAGATGCACATCATGGGTCGCaggctggatggctgcctg tgaCAGCTGTTGAAGGCCACAGAGGAGATGCACATCATGGGTCGCAGGCAGCTTTAGGGACAGCTATTGAAGGCCACAGAGGAGATGCACATCATGGGTCGCAGGCAGCTTTAGGGACAGCTATTGAAGGCCACAGAGGAGATGCACATCATGGGTCGCAGGCAGCTTTAGGGACAGCTATTGAAGGCCACAGAGGAGATGCACATCATGGGTCGCAGGCGGCTTTAGGGACAGCTATTGAAGGCCACAGAGGAGATGCACATCATGGGTCGCAGGCAGCTTTAGGGACAGCTATTGAAGGCCACAGAGGAGATGCACATCATGGGTCGCAGGCAGCTTTAGGGACAGCTATtgaaggccacagaaacagatga
- the LOC106072762 gene encoding uncharacterized protein LOC106072762 isoform X2 has protein sequence MIEESAGSECVVIDIEDNDLNDQPGPVRLVHNPSACEFEAQWFEQPFNKPSDQVVCSDIPEKYLKGFKDLIWNQPHDRMVPGYGMTPKELACVSSDGRKGWLVTSHFYWLSRCINQQQNHTCFFVLDPTIKTMSLQKLLGSKSAQDVKRVIFVMSVGRQDDGVVFLGTDKTPGDHWSMAVVEISTGLLSYCDTLGWQQPEMLFSCIINYTQFFGLAQTSQLKLRMAHEPNTEQHECTPVCTNYPLQTCSDVCGVIAMICIAVAVLDKDLFELMMKPINKNFNLYLTDPTEFSTYLRHVIIYWIASNKIDITRISLKPNFDPNRPATKLTNVLKRKLEQSINGDATSPKRYMGLLNHCSINEYILEAFRNKESSPKILSEIVSKLGTYCKVKEANAKRLSSLYAGFTLNTNILRSKEDRVSTRSYLSELVQLDKESPIILFKNKGSEMQQLEKEDIVVAIQSPFQKEMMQIYGTKCLCVDWPKNKEAKYTVLTLLVFVNGTEELPVAWLVCNRITEYTISLFFKMLHSNVGNLQTSVFIGDCGGTLHSLWVQHFPKPGKKMFCSWEVQHLFHSQLDISISDVKIKSQIKDFLNALFYITNAQAFEVYVLALLLALKPHKKLCEYLKSKFISDSKEKFWASCYRHLPEYHYVPFTEPFTVTMKTLDIFSKMELKRMDIYVHVLLQLNRFLENKLYIMTCQPNLLKAVEDLKMKHEQPLNDIDLYQSPSGDEWYIPATEKSDAISIIDSGISTCLCPLKCDYCKICVHRYICTCVDYIMRPGSCKHIHFIQNFKLVNRALQDSVSEDSPSVSSPSDPNTANCTPGSAKKLKNQIQHELHLLKKKISKTTDPKKLHDIFSILHDV, from the exons ATGATAGAAGAAAGTGCTGGCAGTGAATGTGTTGTTATAGACATTGAAGATAATG atttgaatGACCAGCCTGGTCCAGTTCGTCTAGTGCATAATCCTTCAGCATGTGAGTTTGAAGCTCAGTGGTTTGAACAACCATTCAACAAACCATCTGACCAAGTTGTGTGTAGTGACATTCCTGAAAAGTACTTAAAAGGATTCAAAGATCTGATATGGAATCAGCCCCATGATAGAATGGTTCCTGGATATG gaATGACTCCGAAAGAGTTAGCATGCGTTTCTTCTGATGGACGTAAAGGTTGGCTTGTCACATCCCATTTCTACTGGTTGTCAAGATGCATAAACCAACAACAAAACCAtacttgtttttttgtcttagaTCCCACCATAAAAACTATGTCTCTTCAAAAGTTGCTAGGCAGCAAGTCAGCTCAGGATGTCAAGCGTGTAATTTTTGTGATGAGTGTTGGACGCCAAGATGATGGGGTAGTTTTTCTGGGGACTGATAAAACGCCAGGTGATCATTGGTCCATGGCCGTAGTTGAAATAAGCACTGGTTTATTATCTTATTGTGATACTCTTGGGTGGCAACAACCAGAAATGCTTTTCTCCTGTATTATCAATTACACTCAATTTTTTGGTCTAGCTCAAACTAGTCAGCTGAAGCTAAGAATGGCTCATGAGCCCAATACAGAGCAGCATGAATGCACACCAGTCTGCACCAACTACCCATTACAAACCTGCTCTGATGTTTGTGGAGTTATAGCCATGATCTGCATTGCAGTGGCTGTACTGGATAAAGATTTGTTTGAACTAATGATGAAGCccataaataaaaatttcaacCTCTATCTAACTGACCCAACAGAGTTTTCAACCTATTTGCGCCATGTTATAATCTACTGGATAGCCAGCAACAAAATAGACATAACAAGGATATCATTGAAACCAAACTTTGATCCAAACAGACCTGCGACCAAACTGACCAATGTCCTTAAAAGGAAGCTAGAGCAGTCCATCAATGGAGATGCAACAAGTCCCAAGCGGTACATGGGCCTACTCAACCATTGTTCAATTAATGAGTACATATTAGAAGCTttcagaaataaagaatcaTCTCCTAAAATACTTTCTGAGATTGTCAGTAAATTGGGTACTTACTGCAAAGTAAAAGAAGCCAATGCCAAAAGACTGTCCAGTCTGTATGCCGGGTTCACCCTCAATACCAATATACTAAGATCAAAAGAAGATAGAGTGAGTACCAGGTCCTACTTATCAGAATTGGTTCAATTAGACAAAGAAAGTCCCATTATTCTTTTTAAGAACAAAGGCTCTGAAATGCAACAACTAGAGAAAGAAGATATTGTTGTTGCTATTCAAAGTCCTTTTCAGAAAGAGATGATGCAGATTTATGGCACCAAGTGCCTCTGTGTGGACTGGCCTAAAAACAAAGAGGCCAAGTATACTGTTTTAACATTGTTGGTTTTTGTCAATGGTACAGAAGAGTTGCCTGTAGCTTGGCTTGTGTGCAATAGAATAACTGAATACACAATAAGCCTTTTTTTCAAGATGTTACATTCTAACGTTGGTAATTTACAGACGTCTGTTTTTATTGGTGATTGTGGTGGGACTTTACACAGCCTATGGGTTCAGCACTTTCCCAAgcctggaaaaaaaatgttttgcagTTGGGAGGTACAACATCTATTTCATAGTCAACTTGATATTTCTATATCTGATGTGAAGATAAAAAGCCAGATTAAAGATTTTTTGAATGCTTTGTTCTACATAACAAATGCTCAAGCCTTTGAGGTCTATGTGCTAGCACTTCTGTTAGCATTGAAACCTCATAAAAAACTTTGTGAGTATTTGAAATCAaaatttatatcagatagtAAAGAAAAATTCTGGGCGAGCTGTTACAGGCATTTACCAGAATATCATTATGTTCCTTTCACAGAACCTTTTACTGTAACAATGAAAACTTTGGATATCTTCAGCAAAATGGAGTTGAAAAGAATGGATATATATGTCCATGTTTTGTTACAGCTGAATCGTTTTCTTGAAAACAAACTGTACATCATGACCTGTCAGCCCAACTTACTGAAAGCTGTAGAGGACTTGAAAATGAAGCACGAACAACCTTTAAATGATATAGACCTTTATCAGTCTCCCTCGGGAGATGAATGGTATATTCCAGCTACGGAAAAGTCTGATGCCATTTCTATTATAGATTCTGGAATAAGTACCTGCTTGTGCCCATTAAAATGTGATTATTGTAAAATCTGTGTCCACAGATATATATGTACATGTGTAGACTACATCATGAGGCCAGGTTCTTGCAAACACATTCACTTCATTCAAAATTTCAAATTAGTAAATAGGGCTTTACAGGATTCAGTGTCAGAGGATTCCCCTTCAGTTAGTAGCCCATCTGACCCCAACACAGCTAATTGTACTCCAGGGAGTgcaaaaaagttgaaaaaccAAATACAACATGAactacatttattaaaaaagaaaattagtaAAACCACTGATCCTAAAAAGTTACATGATATCTTCAGTATTCTTCATGATGTTTAA